The following proteins come from a genomic window of Caloramator mitchellensis:
- a CDS encoding acyl-CoA dehydratase activase, whose translation MRILGIDLGSRYVKVAIMENGKIVEKFKISTVKFYKEYCSYNGRVVVDYKKLGIEYFDFGVSTGYGRNNVDIENFEIINELKAHAYGAMFQTNLKDFILLDVGGQDVKVIKVEKGILTDLDLNDKCAASCGRYVENMAKVLETSLDELSMHYEEPVELNSTCAVFSESELIGKIAEGVSFERLCAGVNYSLYNRLKPLLTKFKARNLLVSGGVARNRALLEYLKNDFDEVNVLESPEYNGAIGCCYFGSLKF comes from the coding sequence TTGAGGATACTTGGTATTGATTTAGGTTCGAGATATGTAAAGGTTGCAATAATGGAGAACGGAAAAATTGTAGAAAAGTTTAAGATAAGCACTGTTAAGTTTTATAAGGAATACTGCAGCTACAACGGAAGAGTTGTTGTGGATTATAAAAAATTAGGGATAGAATATTTTGATTTTGGCGTTTCAACCGGGTATGGAAGAAATAATGTTGATATAGAAAACTTTGAGATAATCAATGAACTTAAGGCGCATGCCTATGGGGCGATGTTTCAGACTAATCTAAAAGATTTCATTTTATTGGATGTTGGTGGACAGGATGTCAAAGTTATAAAGGTTGAGAAGGGAATATTAACTGATTTGGACCTTAATGATAAATGTGCAGCATCATGTGGAAGATATGTTGAAAATATGGCGAAGGTTCTTGAAACTTCACTTGATGAGTTGTCGATGCATTATGAAGAACCAGTTGAACTTAATTCAACCTGCGCTGTTTTTTCTGAATCTGAGCTTATTGGAAAAATTGCTGAAGGAGTTTCATTTGAAAGATTATGTGCAGGAGTGAACTATTCGCTTTATAACAGGTTAAAACCTCTTCTTACGAAGTTTAAGGCAAGAAATCTTTTGGTTTCGGGTGGAGTTGCAAGGAACAGGGCGCTTTTGGAGTATTTAAAGAATGATTTTGATGAGGTAAATGTTTTGGAAAGCCCAGAATACAACGGAGCGATTGGCTGCTGCTATTTTGGAAGTTTGAAATTTTAA